One window from the genome of Bacillus tianshenii encodes:
- a CDS encoding sodium:solute symporter family protein, with product MTETGYWFIAFALIYTFFLIGSGRLARKRAASGNGFFVGGRNFGKWFVAVCITGLFSGSSYIAILELSYTTGISAVWYGVAETVQVLLIAFVILSPFRKKALVTISGLIGDHFGRQVQALAGLITAFTFPMWSVATSLAFASALSVFTGVPFVVSVAITALLLFFYLQFGGMWSIGFTQLSNVIVFFIMLSIGTYAFFLNPGIDGITKLFEAKPAMASWTSVGIQTIVAWFGTFILNVVLAQAAFQMALSCKNEKEGQKGLLLAALIGVPLIIGAIVFGVSAAAVVPGEARGLTAIPLYLMETLPAPLTALFFLGFWAAALSWGAPCQFSGATSLGRDVGRAVNPKANEQDLVRYTKWSLLLLSGLMIIFATLRAEQSAWWNVLAWVTRNSATFAPVIAALFWPIVTKRAALVSLFTGAASGLLWYHLSNWDISTFYLNTHPVWVGMIVNMTTISLITLIDARGQWKPLLRSNRSGVTALIISAALSIYATTAIDLLYKTGLLGMVVFFIVAGIFFSLIRFIRPTEEVLKIRKAS from the coding sequence ATGACAGAAACAGGTTATTGGTTTATTGCATTTGCATTGATTTATACGTTCTTTTTAATTGGTTCGGGACGGTTAGCAAGAAAACGTGCTGCAAGCGGAAATGGATTCTTTGTTGGAGGTAGAAACTTTGGTAAATGGTTTGTGGCCGTTTGTATTACAGGGCTATTTTCTGGTTCCTCATACATTGCGATACTTGAATTAAGCTATACAACGGGTATTTCGGCTGTGTGGTATGGAGTGGCAGAGACGGTGCAAGTATTGTTGATTGCATTTGTTATTCTTTCACCGTTTCGAAAAAAAGCACTTGTCACAATCTCTGGTTTAATTGGTGATCACTTTGGAAGGCAGGTTCAAGCACTTGCAGGATTAATAACAGCCTTTACATTTCCGATGTGGTCTGTCGCAACGTCGCTAGCGTTCGCTTCTGCACTTAGTGTTTTTACAGGGGTACCATTTGTTGTATCAGTTGCAATTACAGCGCTGTTGCTTTTTTTCTATTTACAATTCGGCGGCATGTGGTCGATTGGTTTTACACAGCTAAGCAATGTCATTGTATTCTTTATTATGCTGAGTATCGGGACATACGCCTTCTTCCTTAATCCAGGTATAGATGGAATAACAAAATTGTTTGAAGCAAAACCAGCAATGGCTTCTTGGACGTCTGTCGGGATTCAGACAATTGTTGCTTGGTTTGGGACATTTATTTTGAATGTTGTATTAGCGCAAGCAGCCTTTCAAATGGCACTTTCGTGTAAAAATGAAAAAGAAGGACAGAAAGGTTTATTACTTGCCGCCCTTATAGGTGTCCCGTTAATAATCGGCGCGATTGTATTCGGGGTTTCAGCTGCTGCAGTGGTACCTGGTGAAGCAAGAGGGTTAACAGCCATTCCGCTTTATTTAATGGAAACATTGCCTGCACCATTAACAGCGCTCTTCTTCCTCGGTTTCTGGGCTGCTGCACTTAGCTGGGGTGCTCCTTGTCAATTTTCTGGAGCAACAAGTCTAGGCCGGGATGTTGGCAGAGCGGTTAATCCGAAAGCAAATGAACAAGATCTTGTTCGTTATACGAAATGGTCGCTACTTTTATTAAGTGGTTTAATGATTATCTTTGCGACACTTCGTGCTGAGCAATCAGCCTGGTGGAATGTTCTTGCATGGGTAACGCGAAATTCCGCTACATTTGCTCCAGTCATTGCAGCATTATTCTGGCCGATTGTAACAAAAAGAGCAGCGCTTGTTTCATTATTTACAGGAGCTGCTTCAGGGTTGCTGTGGTATCACTTAAGCAATTGGGACATTTCAACGTTTTACTTAAACACACACCCGGTTTGGGTTGGGATGATTGTAAATATGACAACCATTTCACTCATTACACTTATCGATGCAAGAGGTCAATGGAAACCATTGCTTCGTTCGAATCGTTCAGGTGTTACAGCGCTTATCATTTCAGCCGCTTTAAGCATTTATGCAACTACTGCAATTGATTTGCTATATAAGACAGGGCTGTTAGGAATGGTCGTTTTCTTTATTGTCGCTGGCATCTTCTTTAGCCTTATTCGCTTTATCCGTCCGACTGAAGAAGTGTTAAAAATAAGAAAAGCAAGCTAA